Genomic segment of Yoonia sp. R2331:
GCGGTCCCCGATAAAGAGTTCATAAGTCATGACAGGACCTTAGCGGCGACCTTGGCGCGCGGCCAACGCTGCTTCGTGACGCGACCCATCAGGGAATGTGATTGATGCGTCCGACCTGCCAGCGCCCGTTTCGCATCTGCAATTCAGTTGTCGACAGGTTCTCGATCTGGTGGCCCATCGCCTGATAGGCGGTGCTGCCGCTGGCGCGTTGGATTTGGGTCATGATCACCCCGATGTGGGCCACGGCGATGATGTCGTGGTCCGGGTGGCGCGCGATCAGCTGGTCGACCGACGCACCGACGCGGGCGGCCACCGCGTTCCAGCTTTCGCCATCGGGTGGCGCAAGATCGCCGGGCTCTTCCCAAAACCTGCGGCTCAGCGTGGGGTCGCGTGCGGCAACCTTGTCAAAGGGCAGCCCATCCCAAGCGCCAAAGTTGAATTCGCGCAACGCCGGGTCGTCCGGCAACCGGGTTCGTGTGCCGCCAATGGCCGTGGCCGTG
This window contains:
- a CDS encoding histidine phosphatase family protein; its protein translation is MTRFFWVRHGPTHEKSFVGWRDVPADLSDHALIARVDASLPQDAIVVASDLSRASATATAIGGTRTRLPDDPALREFNFGAWDGLPFDKVAARDPTLSRRFWEEPGDLAPPDGESWNAVAARVGASVDQLIARHPDHDIIAVAHIGVIMTQIQRASGSTAYQAMGHQIENLSTTELQMRNGRWQVGRINHIP